A genomic stretch from Serratia entomophila includes:
- a CDS encoding PTS lactose/cellobiose transporter subunit IIA — protein sequence MELLVQAGSARSALLSALQQARRGEFDAAAALLAEANAAIGRAHGMQTELIGMDEGVGKIPVSLILVHAQDHLMNAMLIQDLATDMIELYRRLARGADND from the coding sequence ATGGAGTTATTGGTGCAGGCCGGCAGCGCGCGCAGCGCACTGCTTTCTGCGCTGCAACAGGCGCGCCGCGGCGAGTTTGATGCCGCCGCTGCGCTGCTGGCGGAGGCCAACGCGGCGATAGGACGCGCGCATGGCATGCAGACGGAGCTGATAGGCATGGATGAGGGCGTGGGGAAAATACCGGTCAGCCTCATTTTGGTGCATGCGCAGGATCATTTAATGAACGCCATGCTGATTCAGGATCTGGCCACCGACATGATCGAACTTTATCGCCGTTTAGCGCGGGGAGCAGACAATGACTAA
- a CDS encoding 6-phospho-beta-glucosidase translates to MTKIAVIGGGSSYTPELVEGLIAHYQDVPLSELALVDVESGRDKVTTIAELTKRMLKRSGLEQVKVSVHFTLEPAIRGADFVLTQLRVGQLAARAADERLGLKYRRLGQETTGVGGFAKALRTIPVMLEVARVVEAVAPDAWIINFTNPAGIVTEAVSRYSKAKIIGLCNVPITMHHRIANMLKAPYEQVELRFAGLNHMVWVHQVTQSGEDVTGQVLEMLSNGETLSMNNIKELPWPPAFLRALGAIPCPYHRYFYQTAGMLEEEIEAAAAQGTRAEQVMKVEAELFALYADPALDKKPEQLSFRGGAFYSEVAVDLIRAIHNNSGKAMVVNTRNNGAIRGLPDDAVIETNCVIDAQGAHPLAFGALPPAMNGLTQQVKDFERLTIEAAVHGDRRSALLALVVNPLIGGVGIAEPLLDEVLRLNQAYLPQFN, encoded by the coding sequence ATGACTAAGATAGCCGTAATTGGCGGGGGCAGCAGCTATACGCCGGAGCTGGTCGAAGGGCTGATTGCCCATTATCAGGATGTTCCTTTAAGCGAACTGGCGCTGGTGGATGTAGAGAGCGGCCGGGATAAAGTGACGACGATCGCCGAGCTGACCAAAAGAATGCTTAAACGCAGCGGCCTGGAGCAGGTAAAAGTCTCGGTGCACTTTACGCTGGAACCGGCGATTCGCGGCGCCGACTTTGTTCTGACTCAGCTGCGGGTGGGGCAACTGGCGGCCAGGGCCGCCGATGAACGGTTAGGGCTGAAATACCGCCGGCTGGGCCAGGAAACCACCGGCGTTGGCGGTTTCGCCAAGGCGTTGCGCACCATCCCGGTGATGCTGGAGGTGGCGCGCGTGGTGGAGGCGGTGGCGCCAGACGCCTGGATTATCAATTTTACCAACCCGGCGGGCATCGTGACCGAAGCGGTGTCCCGTTACAGCAAGGCGAAGATTATCGGCCTGTGCAACGTGCCGATCACCATGCACCACAGGATCGCCAATATGCTGAAAGCGCCCTACGAGCAGGTCGAGCTGCGTTTCGCCGGGCTCAATCATATGGTGTGGGTGCATCAGGTGACGCAAAGCGGCGAGGACGTGACCGGCCAGGTGCTGGAGATGCTGAGCAACGGCGAAACGCTGTCGATGAACAACATCAAAGAGTTGCCGTGGCCGCCGGCTTTTTTGCGGGCGTTGGGCGCCATTCCTTGCCCGTACCACCGCTATTTCTACCAGACGGCCGGCATGCTGGAAGAGGAGATCGAGGCTGCGGCCGCGCAGGGCACCCGCGCCGAGCAGGTGATGAAGGTGGAAGCGGAGCTGTTCGCACTCTATGCCGATCCGGCGCTGGATAAAAAACCCGAGCAGCTGAGTTTCCGCGGCGGCGCTTTCTACTCCGAAGTGGCGGTCGATCTGATCCGCGCAATTCATAACAACAGCGGCAAGGCGATGGTGGTCAATACCCGCAACAACGGGGCGATCCGCGGGCTGCCGGATGACGCGGTGATTGAAACCAACTGCGTGATCGACGCGCAGGGCGCGCACCCGCTGGCCTTTGGGGCCCTGCCGCCGGCGATGAACGGGCTGACCCAGCAGGTGAAAGACTTCGAGCGGCTGACCATTGAGGCGGCGGTGCATGGCGATCGCCGCAGCGCGCTGCTGGCGCTGGTGGTGAACCCGCTGATCGGCGGCGTCGGCATCGCCGAACCCCTGCTCGACGAGGTGCTGAGGCTGAACCAGGCGTATTTGCCGCAGTTCAACTGA
- the celB gene encoding PTS cellobiose transporter subunit IIC, with product MAGLNSVLERYVLPAALKIAGQRHILSVRDGIILNMPFMLIGSFFLIFAYLPIPSYAGLMSEAFGAAWRDKLLYPVKATYDIMAIISSFGIAYRLAEKYRGMDPLSTGAVSLVAFIMTIPQHTLFAPVQGAAEQIVKGVLPMNFIGSQGLFVAIVVALLSTEIYRFVHNRNLVINMPEGVPPAVAKSFLALIPGFCVLAVILVLRLIVEATPFGDINTMISTVIGIPMHHVGGTLPGMIFSVILIGLLWTLGLHGDAIVLVFIQPVWLANMSENLVAFQNNQPIPHIITQQFYDLWIAPGGTGALLGLVIFMLIRSRSAQMKQLGKIAAPGCLFNISEPMVFGIPLVMNPYFFLPFILTPVVLVIVTYSAMATGLVTPPVGIALPFTTPIFISGYLATGGHISGTVIQVVNLLISMAIYYPFFRAWDKQKYREEQQAAQPAEHAVGTGTPLSS from the coding sequence ATGGCGGGACTCAATAGTGTTTTGGAGCGGTACGTATTGCCGGCGGCGCTGAAAATCGCCGGGCAAAGGCATATTTTGTCGGTGCGTGACGGCATTATCCTGAATATGCCGTTCATGTTGATCGGGTCGTTCTTTTTGATCTTCGCCTACCTGCCTATCCCCAGCTACGCCGGGTTGATGAGCGAGGCGTTCGGCGCCGCCTGGCGCGACAAGCTGCTGTATCCGGTCAAGGCGACCTACGACATTATGGCGATCATCTCCAGCTTCGGCATCGCCTACCGGCTGGCGGAGAAGTACCGCGGCATGGATCCGCTCAGTACCGGCGCGGTGTCGCTGGTGGCGTTTATCATGACCATCCCTCAGCATACGCTGTTCGCACCGGTGCAGGGGGCGGCGGAACAGATCGTCAAAGGGGTGCTGCCGATGAACTTTATCGGCAGTCAGGGGCTGTTTGTGGCCATTGTGGTGGCGCTGCTGTCGACGGAAATTTACCGTTTCGTGCACAACCGCAATCTGGTGATCAATATGCCGGAAGGGGTGCCGCCGGCGGTGGCCAAGTCATTCCTGGCGTTGATCCCCGGTTTCTGCGTGCTGGCGGTGATCCTGGTGCTGCGTCTGATCGTCGAGGCGACGCCCTTTGGCGACATCAACACCATGATTTCCACAGTGATCGGCATTCCGATGCATCACGTCGGCGGCACGTTGCCGGGGATGATTTTCTCGGTGATCCTGATCGGGCTGTTGTGGACGCTGGGGCTGCATGGCGACGCCATCGTATTGGTGTTTATCCAGCCGGTCTGGCTGGCCAACATGTCGGAAAACCTGGTGGCGTTTCAGAACAACCAGCCGATCCCGCATATCATCACCCAGCAGTTTTATGACCTCTGGATCGCCCCCGGCGGCACCGGCGCGTTGCTGGGGTTGGTGATCTTTATGCTGATCCGCAGCCGCAGCGCGCAGATGAAGCAACTGGGTAAAATCGCCGCGCCGGGTTGCCTGTTTAACATCAGCGAGCCGATGGTGTTCGGCATTCCGTTGGTGATGAACCCCTATTTCTTCCTGCCGTTTATTCTGACGCCGGTGGTGCTGGTGATTGTCACCTACAGCGCCATGGCCACCGGGCTGGTGACGCCGCCGGTAGGGATTGCGCTGCCGTTTACCACGCCGATTTTCATCAGCGGTTATCTGGCGACCGGCGGCCATATTTCCGGCACGGTGATCCAGGTGGTGAACTTGTTGATCTCCATGGCGATCTACTACCCGTTCTTCCGCGCCTGGGACAAGCAGAAATACCGTGAAGAGCAGCAGGCGGCGCAGCCGGCCGAGCATGCGGTCGGTACGGGAACGCCGCTGTCGTCCTAG
- the eptB gene encoding kdo(2)-lipid A phosphoethanolamine 7''-transferase translates to MQKLRCWTQLQVSFFIAFYLGVLLNIPIFYRRYQQLRYDNLLSVGVEVLAAFCLVCFVTLLISFLGRRVFRILATLLVLISVAASYYMVLFHVDIGYGILAAVMTTDIDLSKESVGWHFGVWMLLVSLLPLLLIWLAPMPEAALRLSNRWAMLKKGGVMLAAGLCCWLPLKLMGQVQDQHDRQNNQLMASYGGVVAGSYSPSNWLSALGLFTYSAYAQAEDSRNLFDPAAHFTYQPPKDVDDLYVVFVIGESARRDHMGIYGYQRDNTPYLDKEKNLAVLQGYSCDTSTKLSLRCMFVREGGASEAPQRTLKEMNVFSVLKKQGFSSELFSMQSEAWFYNKAQADDYALRETIQAEKRNAGKPVDDMALIDELQDSLGRHPQGKHLVILHSKGSHYMYTERYPRAFARYQPECQGIDDTCSTEEMVNSYDNSLLYTDYFLEQVFNQLRNRNAIVFYASDHGESISENLHFHGTPRDRAPKEQRTIPIMVWASDKFLSQPDHQAAFERLKALQQAKTPVFHEKLFDSVLGCIGYSSPDGGIVKQHNWCQVN, encoded by the coding sequence ATGCAGAAACTCCGATGTTGGACCCAGTTACAGGTCTCCTTCTTCATTGCGTTCTATCTGGGTGTACTCCTCAATATCCCTATCTTTTATCGTCGTTATCAGCAGCTTCGCTATGACAATTTACTGTCCGTTGGCGTCGAGGTGCTGGCGGCCTTTTGCCTGGTCTGTTTTGTCACGCTGTTGATCTCTTTCCTTGGAAGGCGGGTGTTTCGCATTTTGGCGACGCTGCTGGTACTGATCTCGGTGGCCGCCAGCTATTACATGGTGCTGTTCCACGTTGATATCGGCTACGGCATTTTGGCGGCGGTGATGACGACGGACATCGATCTGTCGAAAGAGTCGGTGGGTTGGCATTTTGGCGTATGGATGCTGTTGGTCAGCCTGTTGCCGCTGCTGCTCATCTGGCTGGCACCGATGCCGGAGGCGGCGCTGCGGCTCAGCAACCGTTGGGCGATGCTGAAGAAAGGCGGGGTGATGCTGGCCGCCGGGCTGTGCTGTTGGCTGCCGCTCAAACTGATGGGGCAGGTGCAGGACCAGCATGACAGACAAAACAACCAGCTGATGGCCAGCTACGGAGGCGTAGTGGCCGGCAGCTATTCGCCGTCCAACTGGCTGTCCGCCCTGGGGCTGTTCACCTACAGCGCTTACGCCCAGGCGGAAGACAGCCGTAACCTGTTCGATCCGGCGGCGCATTTTACCTATCAACCGCCGAAGGACGTCGACGATCTCTACGTGGTGTTCGTTATCGGTGAAAGCGCACGCCGCGATCATATGGGTATTTACGGCTACCAGCGCGACAACACGCCTTATCTGGATAAGGAAAAGAACCTGGCGGTGCTGCAGGGCTACTCTTGCGACACCTCGACCAAGCTTTCGCTGCGTTGCATGTTTGTGCGTGAAGGCGGCGCCTCGGAAGCGCCGCAGCGCACGCTGAAGGAAATGAACGTGTTCTCGGTGCTGAAAAAGCAGGGGTTCTCTTCGGAGCTGTTTTCGATGCAAAGCGAGGCCTGGTTCTATAATAAGGCGCAGGCGGATGACTATGCGCTGCGGGAAACCATTCAGGCGGAAAAACGCAACGCCGGCAAACCCGTCGACGACATGGCGCTGATAGACGAACTGCAGGATTCTCTGGGCCGCCATCCGCAGGGCAAACATTTGGTGATCCTGCATAGCAAAGGCTCGCACTATATGTATACCGAGCGCTACCCGCGCGCCTTCGCCCGCTATCAGCCGGAATGCCAGGGTATAGACGACACCTGCTCTACCGAAGAGATGGTCAATTCGTATGACAACAGCCTGCTGTACACCGACTATTTCCTGGAGCAGGTGTTCAACCAGCTGCGCAACCGCAACGCCATCGTGTTCTACGCTTCGGATCACGGCGAGTCGATCTCCGAGAACCTGCATTTCCACGGCACGCCGCGCGATCGCGCGCCCAAAGAGCAGCGCACCATTCCGATCATGGTATGGGCGTCGGATAAGTTTCTCAGCCAACCCGATCATCAGGCGGCTTTCGAGCGGCTGAAGGCGCTGCAGCAGGCGAAAACGCCGGTGTTCCATGAGAAGCTGTTCGACAGCGTATTGGGCTGCATCGGCTACAGTTCGCCGGACGGCGGCATCGTGAAGCAGCACAACTGGTGTCAGGTGAACTGA
- the proP gene encoding glycine betaine/L-proline transporter ProP yields the protein MKLRRKRHKPMHINDITIIDDSKLKKAITAAALGNAMEWFDFGVYGFVAYALGQVFFPGASPGVQMIAALATFSVPFLVRPLGGLFFGAMGDKFGRQKVLSITIIIMAVSTFCIGLIPSYASIGIWAPILLLLAKLAQGFSVGGEYSGAAIFVAEYSPDRKRGFMGSWLDFGSIAGFVLGAGVVVLISSIVGEANFLDWGWRIPFFIAAPLGLIGLYLRHALEETPAFQQHVEKMEKDDRSAIENPPKTSFKEIASKHWKSLLVCVGIVISTNVTYYMLLTYMPSYLSHNLHYSEDHGVLIIIAIMIGMLFVQPVIGLTSDRIGRKPFIIGGSIGLLALAIPCFILINSNVIGLIFVGLLVLAVLLNSFTGVMASILPAMFPTHIRYSALAISFNISVLVAGATPTVAAWLVESTGNLYMPAYYLMVVAVIGLITGLYMKETANKPLRGATPAASDRAEAKELLQETYDNIEQKVEDINAQIAELEKKKQTLIDQHPKLD from the coding sequence ATGAAGTTAAGAAGAAAACGTCATAAACCGATGCACATTAATGACATCACCATCATCGACGACAGCAAGCTGAAGAAAGCGATCACCGCGGCCGCATTAGGCAACGCGATGGAGTGGTTCGACTTCGGCGTATACGGCTTCGTAGCCTACGCCCTTGGGCAAGTCTTCTTTCCCGGCGCCTCTCCCGGCGTACAGATGATCGCCGCACTGGCCACCTTCTCGGTGCCTTTCCTGGTGCGCCCGCTCGGCGGCCTGTTCTTTGGCGCCATGGGCGACAAGTTTGGCCGCCAAAAAGTCCTTTCCATCACCATCATCATCATGGCGGTGAGCACCTTCTGTATCGGCCTGATCCCGTCCTACGCCTCGATCGGCATCTGGGCGCCGATCCTGCTGCTGCTGGCCAAACTGGCGCAGGGCTTCTCCGTCGGCGGCGAATATTCCGGCGCGGCAATCTTCGTGGCCGAATACTCCCCGGACCGCAAACGCGGCTTTATGGGCAGCTGGCTTGATTTCGGCTCCATCGCCGGGTTCGTGTTGGGTGCGGGCGTAGTGGTGTTGATCTCCAGCATCGTCGGCGAAGCCAACTTCCTCGACTGGGGCTGGCGCATTCCGTTCTTCATCGCCGCACCGCTGGGCCTGATTGGTCTCTACCTGCGCCATGCGTTGGAAGAAACCCCGGCGTTCCAGCAGCACGTGGAAAAGATGGAAAAGGACGATCGCAGCGCCATCGAGAATCCGCCGAAGACCTCGTTCAAAGAGATCGCGTCCAAACACTGGAAAAGCCTGTTGGTGTGCGTCGGTATCGTTATCTCCACCAACGTGACCTATTACATGTTGCTGACCTATATGCCGAGCTATCTGTCGCATAACCTGCACTACTCGGAAGATCACGGCGTACTGATCATCATCGCCATCATGATAGGCATGCTGTTCGTGCAGCCGGTGATCGGCCTGACCAGCGACCGCATCGGCCGTAAGCCGTTTATCATCGGCGGCAGCATCGGTCTGTTGGCGCTGGCCATTCCGTGTTTCATCTTGATCAACAGCAACGTGATTGGCCTGATCTTTGTCGGCCTGCTGGTGCTGGCGGTGCTGCTGAACTCCTTTACCGGCGTGATGGCCTCCATCCTGCCGGCGATGTTCCCGACGCACATCCGCTACAGCGCCCTGGCGATTTCGTTCAATATCTCGGTGCTGGTCGCCGGCGCCACGCCAACGGTCGCCGCCTGGCTGGTTGAGTCGACCGGCAACCTGTACATGCCGGCCTACTACCTGATGGTGGTGGCGGTGATCGGCCTGATCACCGGCCTGTATATGAAAGAAACCGCCAACAAACCGCTGCGCGGCGCCACTCCGGCCGCCTCGGACCGCGCGGAAGCCAAAGAACTGCTGCAGGAAACCTACGACAACATCGAACAGAAGGTCGAGGACATCAATGCGCAGATCGCCGAGCTGGAAAAGAAAAAACAGACGCTGATCGATCAGCATCCGAAGCTGGACTAA